One segment of Alphaproteobacteria bacterium DNA contains the following:
- a CDS encoding M3 family oligoendopeptidase, with product MTKNNAALGQIDLPEWDLSDLYQSLKDPKIQSDMDYCAKGAESFAQTYGGMFVGDFIQAYDLAKAIQIYENLSELLGRLSSFAGLNYYKNLTDSAAQQFYQETSEKITKISTHFIFFTLDINKIPDEPLQKALAESTELKRYEPWIRHIRTFKAHQLSSEAEKLFMEKALTSSSAWNRLYDETLASMKFIIDGQSLTLSHVTEMMSHKDPKVRRQAAMALSDGLNQNLSLLAFITNTLIKDKETEDTWRQYSSPTSERHLANQVEPEVVEALVSAVKSQYPNLSHRYYALKAKMLGQPTLQYWDRNAPLPDVAESKTSWLQARQIVLQAYEQFSPKMAEIGRPFFDNHWIDVPTLDGKTSGAFSHPTVPSVHPYILLNYQGNLRDVTTLAHELGHGIHQVLAAKQGHLLSQTPLTLAETASVFGEMLTFKSLLKQCTDPAQRRQLLASKIEDMLNTVVRQIAFYDFEKRIHTQRRQGELTSETLGDIWIETQREALGDAIVLDPLVRPYWGYISHFIHSPFYVYAYAFGDCLVNSLYAVYEKQPDGFAEKYVDLLSAGGTKHFADLLEPFGLDARHPSFWQQGLTMIASFIDELEAIVSVG from the coding sequence ATGACAAAAAATAACGCAGCACTGGGCCAAATTGACCTTCCTGAATGGGATCTGTCGGACCTATATCAGTCTCTAAAAGATCCAAAAATTCAAAGCGATATGGACTATTGTGCCAAGGGTGCGGAATCATTCGCCCAAACATACGGTGGAATGTTTGTTGGTGATTTCATTCAGGCCTATGACCTTGCAAAGGCCATTCAAATTTATGAAAATCTGAGCGAGCTTTTGGGGCGACTGTCTAGCTTTGCCGGCCTGAATTATTATAAAAATTTAACGGATTCAGCAGCGCAGCAATTTTATCAAGAAACGTCTGAAAAAATCACAAAAATTAGCACGCATTTTATTTTTTTCACGCTGGATATCAATAAAATTCCCGATGAACCTTTGCAAAAAGCATTGGCTGAATCGACTGAATTAAAACGGTACGAACCTTGGATTCGACACATTCGAACTTTTAAAGCCCACCAGCTTTCATCGGAGGCCGAAAAGCTGTTCATGGAAAAAGCATTAACATCCAGCAGTGCTTGGAATCGTTTATATGACGAAACTTTAGCGAGCATGAAATTCATCATAGATGGGCAAAGTTTGACCCTGTCCCATGTTACAGAAATGATGAGCCATAAGGATCCAAAAGTTCGACGTCAGGCTGCCATGGCTTTGTCGGATGGATTAAACCAAAACCTTTCCCTCTTGGCATTCATCACAAATACGTTAATAAAGGACAAGGAAACAGAGGATACCTGGCGTCAGTATTCATCCCCAACCAGCGAACGTCATTTGGCCAATCAGGTGGAGCCCGAGGTTGTGGAGGCGTTAGTATCCGCCGTCAAAAGTCAGTATCCGAATTTGTCACATCGGTATTATGCGCTGAAAGCAAAAATGCTGGGTCAGCCCACATTACAGTACTGGGACCGAAATGCGCCATTGCCCGATGTCGCAGAATCGAAAACCAGCTGGCTACAAGCGCGTCAGATTGTGCTGCAAGCATACGAACAATTCAGCCCCAAAATGGCCGAGATTGGCCGCCCGTTCTTTGACAATCATTGGATTGACGTTCCAACGTTAGACGGCAAAACATCCGGTGCATTTTCGCATCCAACAGTCCCGTCTGTGCATCCCTATATCCTGCTCAATTACCAGGGGAATTTGCGCGATGTAACAACGTTGGCGCATGAATTGGGGCATGGCATCCACCAAGTGTTGGCAGCAAAGCAGGGGCACCTGTTGTCACAGACGCCATTGACATTGGCCGAAACGGCATCCGTGTTTGGGGAGATGCTGACGTTCAAATCGTTGCTGAAACAGTGCACGGACCCAGCCCAGCGTCGCCAGCTTTTGGCCAGCAAGATCGAGGATATGCTGAATACGGTTGTTCGCCAAATCGCGTTTTACGATTTTGAAAAACGCATCCATACTCAACGGAGGCAGGGGGAGTTAACGTCCGAAACATTGGGGGATATTTGGATTGAAACACAGCGGGAGGCATTAGGTGATGCTATCGTTTTGGATCCGCTGGTTCGTCCATACTGGGGATATATTTCGCATTTTATTCATTCGCCGTTTTATGTATATGCATATGCTTTTGGGGATTGTCTTGTGAATTCACTGTATGCGGTTTATGAAAAGCAACCGGATGGATTTGCTGAAAAATACGTTGATTTGTTGTCAGCTGGCGGTACAAAGCATTTTGCGGACCTTTTGGAACCATTCGGTTTGGATGCTCGCCACCCCAGTTTTTGGCAGCAAGGATTGACTATGATTGCGTCATTTATTGATGAGCTGGAGGCGATTGTTTCGGTTGGATAA
- a CDS encoding STAS domain-containing protein, translated as MFYQVNDHVSNLGQQTEITLNGRLTHADYPVFHKITNDLGKTEKQTCVFNLSRLDFIDSAGVGMLLLAQDKVQEGNGKVIVRGVHSQVKKMIELGHFENYLTIENRDDA; from the coding sequence ATGTTTTATCAAGTAAACGATCATGTCAGTAATCTCGGTCAACAAACGGAAATTACTTTAAATGGTCGGTTAACGCATGCAGACTATCCAGTATTCCATAAAATCACCAATGACTTGGGAAAGACAGAAAAGCAAACATGCGTTTTTAATTTATCCCGGTTAGATTTTATTGATTCCGCTGGTGTTGGAATGCTATTGCTGGCACAAGATAAAGTCCAAGAAGGAAACGGCAAAGTCATCGTTCGTGGTGTCCATAGTCAAGTCAAAAAAATGATTGAACTGGGGCATTTTGAAAATTATCTAACCATCGAAAATCGTGATGATGCTTAG